The genomic region AGTTGATAAGGCTTTAACCTCATCCATATGAACATCCTGATGAAATCTTAACCCACCCTTAAAGGGCCCTATGGCATCATTGTGTTGGGACCTATAGCCAATAAAAGTCCTTATACTACCATCGTCCATTTTGACAGGGATTGCTACTTCTACTACTCTCAATGGGTTTTTTAATATTTCATATACCGCTGGTACAGTACCTAGTTTATCACAAGCTACTTTTACTTGTTGTTGAGCTATTTCAAAAGGATTTAAAGTTTTTTCAGACATTTTTAAAACCTCCATTTTAAATATGTATTGTCTAAACTTATTCTTAGCATTAAAATGCTATTTTATTTAAATGAAATATGCTCCTTTCTAACTTCAATATACACCCCAATTAAGTACTTGTAAATAACATAGAAAATATTAATGCGTTTTTTGTAGGCTATAAATTTTTTTGTAATTATGATTGAATTTTTTGACTATAGGTCTACTAAACCTTTTACAAATATATTTACTGCAATTACATTTAGGGAGGTCATCTCTTCAATTTCCTCCTTTACTCTTTCCTGTACAAGCTCTATTATAGGTCTTATAGGGTTTCCATAGACTATATGTGTATCCATTTCTATTATTATACCGACATTAAAGTTTGTTATATAGATGTTTTCAATTTTATAGATGCCAATTATTTTATTAGATGTGTAATGTATAAGCTCCCTAATTACGCGATCAGAAATAGTGTACTTCCCTAGATAGCTAAATGTAGGCCTTACAACAGAATGTTCATCCATTTCCTGTATTTCATCCTTGCTTAAACGTTTGAAAATTCTTAGTGGATTCAAGAAGTAACCAGAGAATTGCTTTTTTATCTCGAATGTTGGAACTGGTATAACATGTTTTCCTTCTTTTTTTCTAACTTTACTTGCAATTTTTATTTCTTCATTTGTAGAAATATCTGCTATATTTACCTTTTTACTAATTTCACCGAGCTTAAGTGCATCCACAATCATTTCAACCATTTTATTAGAAGTGCCTATCACTAAAATAGATTCCGGCTTTTCTCTATCTAAGATTGAAATAACCTTATTTCTATGTTCATTATCCAAAAATAAGGCCCTTCTTACTGCAGCTAGCTTAGTCTTTTCTTTTTTAGCAGATGAACCTCCCAATACTTTGTTTCCACTAATCAAAAGTCCATCATCTATTATATATTCTATTCTTTCTTTATTAGCTAAAGACATAGCCTGATAACTTTTTCCTGTACCACTTGGTCCAACCAATACAACTACTCTCATTTAAAACACCCCTATTAATGGTAAATATTATATATATTGTATCATAATT from Serpentinicella alkaliphila harbors:
- a CDS encoding Asp23/Gls24 family envelope stress response protein yields the protein MRVVVLVGPSGTGKSYQAMSLANKERIEYIIDDGLLISGNKVLGGSSAKKEKTKLAAVRRALFLDNEHRNKVISILDREKPESILVIGTSNKMVEMIVDALKLGEISKKVNIADISTNEEIKIASKVRKKEGKHVIPVPTFEIKKQFSGYFLNPLRIFKRLSKDEIQEMDEHSVVRPTFSYLGKYTISDRVIRELIHYTSNKIIGIYKIENIYITNFNVGIIIEMDTHIVYGNPIRPIIELVQERVKEEIEEMTSLNVIAVNIFVKGLVDL